Proteins encoded in a region of the Papio anubis isolate 15944 chromosome 14, Panubis1.0, whole genome shotgun sequence genome:
- the TXNDC9 gene encoding thioredoxin domain-containing protein 9, which produces MEADASVDMFSKVLENQLLQTTKLVEEHLDSEIQKLDQMDEDELERLKEKRLEALRKAQQQKQEWLSKGHGEYREIPSERDFFQEVKESKKVVCHFYRDSAFRCKILDRHLAILSKKHLETKFLKLNVEKAPFLCERLRIKVIPTLALVKDGKTQDYVVGFTDLGNTDDFTTESLEWRLGCSDILNYSGNLMEPPFQNQKKFGTNFTKLEKKTIRGKKYDSDSDDD; this is translated from the exons ATGGAAGCTGATGCGTCTGTTGACATGTTTTCCAAAGTCCTGGAGAATCAGCTGCTTCAGACAACCAAACTAGTGGAAGAACATTTGGATTCTGAAATTCAAAAACTGGATCAGATGGATGAGGATGAATTGGAACGCCTGAAAGAAAAGAGACTTGAGGCCCTCAGGAAAGCTCAACAGCAGAAACAA GAATGGCTTTCTAAAGGACACGGGGAATACAGAGAAATCCCTAgtgaaagagatttttttcaagAAGTCAAGGAGAGTAAAAAAGTGGTTTGCCATTTCTACAGAGACTCCGCATTCAG ATGTAAAATACTAGACAGACACCTGGCTATATTGTCCAAGAAACACCTCGAGACCAAATTTTTGAAGCTGAATGTGGAAAAAGCGCCTTTCCTTTGTGAGAGACTGCGTATCAAAGTCATTCCCACACTAGCACTGGTAAAAGACGGGAAAACGCAGGATTATGTTGTTGGGTTTACTGACCTGGGAAATACAGATGACTTCACCACGGAAAGTTTAGAATGGAGGCTCGGTTGTTCGGACATTCTTAATTACAG tggaaatttAATGGAGCCACCATTTCAGAACCAAAAGAAATTTGGAACAAACTTCACAAAGCTGGAAAAGAAAACTATCCGAGGAAAGAAATATGATTCAGACTCTGATGATGATTAG